From a region of the Toxotes jaculatrix isolate fToxJac2 chromosome 7, fToxJac2.pri, whole genome shotgun sequence genome:
- the gas2l1 gene encoding GAS2-like protein 2 — protein sequence MADQSNIQSAASKSIRPFKSSEEYLYAMKEDLAEWLNTLYDLDITADTFMDGLETGCALCRHANNVNRAAQDFQLDNPEAAQSMKVPSKDVVFQSRNVVPGSFVARDNVSNFITWCRQELWIKDVLMFETNDLVERCNEKNFVLCLLEVARRGSKFGMLAPMLIQLEEEIEEEIRDQESLRIDAGEPAEQSPPSRCYSRKESSQSVEDEDEPDPEPFIWQQKRVLCDMRNLDELVREILGRCSCPAQFPMIKVSEGKYKVGDSSALIFIRVLRTHVMVRVGGGWDTLEHYLDKHDPCRCAAFAHRYHQAKASGQGQGAQSKSSSAHSSRSTSPGPHWRNDGIAPYKPPDRRSMEPPSAPCGSSSSTRSGRSQNTSVHTEPDSGAARTLLPRPPRDRSEPRHFNPLRNKETMLPVTRRLSGDSDSSTASSKGGGGGGGGRHSLGGASRRSGEEVVLLVNRKEGKHVIERPGGGNPMASLRPSLPRARSQSRERAALTPILKPSPPQGSSDGTRTSRTERGRSLGNEGPRRLHAPRSHSQSKLSSRTRSSDASPSPAPSFRDPQPPPSDKREDFRAKQVPPSSPRVGGGFTKRQSSSCSNSPIKGVQNNNNNSSPSKKTITAPRPPAPRSPSIGKGRLLPPVTSGGRRSPHSSPRNSHHHAARSPRVSQGPRSAGRGHHRNWPGLERQEPEEEGLGFGFQMLPTLDPQREQDLYRSFEAEFLANTQQARGVSSKTPGGMTLQGAGTHSVPTLTDPNVTDSAYSSSNSSTSSLNVGAKIGTLPDLRESKRTNLRHFPPEDPLNLLYGHNFGGPHNFRQGEPEHWGERAGGLKKLPAISSSVEERELPSSLPGLGDTDSLMNQVPSQPAFHCRNMNGGCLPTGGLTGEQGQLGWGTGPEGDVPLENHHPNLPYDLENGEVSDDLPPPEACPSPVPLPPSEDCSYQDSSSENSSMCFSLSESRSESPPPSSPLANGDTDREVLQTKKGQKKADRAAPISKHKLRARIRPRIDNRPENSPSRIPTPVSYRDLQAHGTLSPCHTPPLSPQSSHSTGRPATCKSLHQAFADMIHPQPRSPAMGNKDCSYPGQSGSLDTEAWM from the exons ATGGCTGATCAGAGCAACATCCAGTCCGCCGCCTCCAAGAGTATCCGGCCCTTTAAATCCAGTGAAGAATACCTGTATGCCATGAAGGAGGATCTGGCTGAATGGCTGAACACCCTGTACGACCTAGATATCACTGCGGACACCTTTATGGACGGACTGGAGACGGGCTGTGCCCTCTGTCGGCACGCCAACAACGTGAACCGGGCCGCGCAGGACTTCCAGCTGGATAACCCGGAGGCTGCACAATCCATGAAAGTACCATCTAAAGATGTTGTCTTTCAGTCGCGCAACGTCGTGCCCGGCTCGTTTGTGGCGCGGGATAATGTGTCCAATTTCATCACCTGGTGCAGGCAGGAGCTCTGGATCAAGGACGTCCTCATGTTTGAGACCAACGACTTGGTGGAGAGATGCAACGAGAAGAATTTTGTTCTGTGTCTCCTTGAAGTGGCGCGACGTGGGTCCAAGTTTGGCATGTTGGCCCCCATGTTGATCCAGTTGGAGGAGGAGATCGAGGAGGAGATCCGGGACCAGGAGAGCCTGCGGATCGATGCGGGAGAGCCAGCTGAGCAGAGCCCGCCCAGCAGGTGTTACAGTCGGAAGGAGAGCAGTCAGAGtgtggaggatgaagatgaaccTGATCCAGAGCCGTTCATCTGGCAGCAGAAGAGAGTTTTATGTGACATGCGAAATTTGGATGAGTTG GTGCGTGAGATTCTGGGCCGATGTTCCTGTCCAGCTCAGTTTCCTATGATCAAGGTGTCAGAGGGCAAGTACAAAGTGGGAGACTCCAGTGCACTGATCTTCATTAGG GTCCTTCGTACTCATGTGATGGTGCGTGTTGGAGGGGGCTGGGACACATTAGAGCACTATTTGGACAAGCATGACCCGTGTCGCTGCGCTGCTTTTG CCCACCGCTACCACCAGGCTAAAGCCAGTGGCCAAGGTCAGGGGGCCCAGAGCAAGTCCTCGAGCGCCCACTCCTCTCGTTCCACTAGCCCTGGTCCACACTGGCGAAATGATGGCATAGCACCTTACAAACCTCCGGACAGGCGCTCCATGGAGCCCCCCTCTGCCCCATGtggctcttcctcctccacacgGTCGGGCCGATCTCAGAATACTTCTGTCCACACTGAGCCTGACTCCGGTGCAGCTCGAACTCTACTCCCCCGGCCACCACGGGACCGCTCAGAACCCCGCCACTTTAATCCTCTCAG GAATAAGGAGACAATGTTGCCAGTGACAAGACGTCTGTCTGGAGACAGTGACTCTTCTACAGCTTCATCtaaggggggaggaggaggaggaggggggcggcATTCTCTTGGTGGTGCCTCACGGCGCTCTGGTGAAGAGGTAGTCCTGCTTGTCAATCGCAAGGAGGGGAAGCATGTGATTGAGAGGCCTGGAGGAGGAAATCCGATGGCATCCCTGCGTCCGTCACTGCCCCGTGCACGCAGCCAATCTCGGGAACGTGCTGCACTCACTCCAATACTCAAGCCCAGCCCACCACAAGGATCCTCAGATGGAACACGGACGTCTCGTACAGAGAGGGGCCGCTCCCTCGGAAATGAGGGCCCAAGGAGGCTCCATGCTCCACGTTCCCACAGCCAGAGCAAGTTATCTAGCCGTACTCGGTCCAGTGATGCCAGCCCGAGTCCCGCTCCCAGCTTCCGAGACCCTCAGCCCCCACCTTCAGACAAACGAGAGGactttcgggccaaacaagtgcCCCCATCCTCTCCCAGAGTAGGTGGTGGGTTCACCAAGAGGCAGTCATCCTCATGCTCTAACTCACCTATTAAAGGGGtccagaacaacaacaacaacagcagtccCAGCAAGAAAACTATAACAGCTCCCAGACCTCCTGCCCCTCGCTCACCCTCCATAGGAAAAGGCAGACTACTGCCACCAGTAACCTCAGGAGGTCGACGTTCACCACACTCATCTCCCCGCAACTCTCACCATCACGCTGCTCGCTCCCCTCGGGTGTCACAGGGCCCTCGCTCTGCTGGGCGTGGCCACCATAGGAACTGGCCTGGCCTGGAGCGCCAGGAGCCTGAGGAGGAAGGGCTAGGCTTTGGCTTCCAGATGCTGCCAACATTAGACCCTCAGAGGGAGCAGGACCTGTATCGCAGCTTTGAAGCTGAGTTTCTGGCCAATACACAGCAGGCTAGAGGGGTGTCTAGTAAAACCCCAGGAGGAATGACCCTTCAGGGAGCTGGGACACATTCAGTGCCAACACTCACGGATCCAAATGTCACTGACTCTGCCTATTCCTCTTCtaactcctccacctcctccctgaaTGTGGGGGCAAAGATAGGAACTCTGCCTGACCTCAGGGAATCCAAGAGAACTAACCTCCGTCACTTCCCACCCGAGGACCCCTTAAATTTACTCTATGGACACAATTTCGGAGGACCACACAACTTTCGTCAAGGTGAGCCTGAACACTGGGGGGAGCGTGCAGGGGGTCTTAAGAAGCTCCCAGCCATCTCTAGTTCCGTAGAGGAGAGGGAACTCCCATCTTCCCTGCCTGGCCTTGGAGACACAGACAGTTTAATGAATCAGGTCCCCTCACAACCTGCTTTCCACTGTAGGAATATGAATGGAGGTTGTCTTCCTACAGGGGGGCTAACAGGTGAGCAGGGTCAGCTTGGCTGGGGCACAGGGCCTGAAGGAGATGTTCCTCTGGAGAATCACCATCCAAACTTACCTTATGACCTGGAAAATGGTGAAGTGAGTGATGACCTCCCACCTCCAGAGGCTTGTCCATCACCTGTGCCCCTTCCCCCTTCTGAAGACTGCTCCTACCAGGATTCCTCGAGTGAAAACTCTTCCATGTGCTTCAGCTTGAGTGAATCCCGCTCTGAGTCCCCCCCACCATCTTCACCCCTGGCCAACGGGGACACAGACAGGGAGGTGCTGCAGACTAAGAAAGGACAGAAGAAGGCAGACAGGGCAGCGCCTATCTCGAAGCACAAGCTGAGAGCCAGAATCAGGCCTCGCATTGACAACAGACCAGAAAACAGCCCCTCACGTATCCCCACCCCGGTCAGCTACAGAGACCTGCAGGCTCATGGCACTCTTTCCCCCTGCCACACCCCACCGCTTTCCCCTCAGAGCTCTCATTCTACCGGTCGTCCAGCCACATGCAAGAGCCTGCACCAGGCCTTTGCGGACATGATCCATCCTCAGCCACGTTCCCCAGCCATGGGCAACAAAGATTGCTCCTACCCTGGACAGTCAGGAAGCCTGGACACTGAAGCTTGGATGTAG